In a genomic window of Callithrix jacchus isolate 240 chromosome 22, calJac240_pri, whole genome shotgun sequence:
- the ADGRL1 gene encoding adhesion G protein-coupled receptor L1 isoform X11, which translates to MCSATCRMPSRSCHRGVTTAPSAWWLLARMPFLTPVLGPTSTWRCSTTVSPTKWSRKGLGGWGGAPHLSDISAALVPPPEPGMVAVFVCPGTLQKVLEPTSTHESEHQSGAWCKDPLQAGDRIYVMPWIPYRTDTLTEYASWEDYVAARHTTTYRLPNRVDGTGFVVYDGAVFYNKERTRNIVKYDLRTRIKSGETVINTANYHDTSPYRWGGKTDIDLAVDENGLWVIYATEGNNGRLVVSQLNPYTLRFEGTWETGYDKRSASNAFMVCGVLYVLRSVYVDDDSEAAGNRVDYAFNTNANREEPVSLAFPNPYQFISSVDYNPRDNQLYVWNNYFVVRYSLEFGPPDPSAGPATSPPLSTTTTARPTPLTSTASPAATTPLRRAPLTTHPVGAINQLGPDLPPATAPAPSTRRPPAPNLHVSPELFCEPREVRRVQWPATQQGMLVERPCPKGTRGIASFQCLPALGLWNPRGPDLSNCTSPWVNQVAQKIKSGENAANIASELARHTRGSIYAGDVSSSVKLMEQLLDILDAQLQALRPIERESAGKNYNKMHKRERTCKDYIKAVVETVDNLLRPEALESWKDMNATEQVHTATMLLDVLEEGAFLLADNVREPARFLAAKENVVLEVTVLNTEGQVQELVFPQEEYPRKNSIQLSAKTIKQNSRNGVVKVVFILYNNLGLFLSTENATVKLAGEAGPGGPGGASLVVNSQVIAASINKESSRVFLMDPVIFTVAHLEDKNHFNANCSFWNYSERSMLGYWSTQGCRLVESNKTHTTCACSHLTNFAVLMAHREIYQGRINELLLSVITWVGIVISLVCLAICISTFCFLRGLQTDRNTIHKNLCINLFLAELLFLVGIDKTQYEIACPIFAGLLHYFFLAAFSWLCLEGVHLYLLLVEVFESEYSRTKYYYLGGYCFPALVVGIAAAIDYRSYGTEKACWLRVDNYFIWSFIGPVSFVIVVNLVFLMVTLHKMIRSSSVLKPDSSRLDNIKSWALGAIALLFLLGLTWAFGLLFINKESVVMAYLFTTFNAFQGVFIFVFHCALQKKVHKEYSKCLRHSYCCIRSPPGGTHGSLKTSAMRSNTRYYTGTQSRIRRMWNDTVRKQTESSFMAGDINSTPTLNRGTMGNHLLTNPVLQPRGGTSPYNTLIAESVGFNPSSPPVFNSPGSYREPKHPLGGREACGMDTLPLNGNFNNSYSLRSGDFPPGDGGPEPPRGRNLADAAAFEKMIISELVHNNLRGSSSAAKGPPPPEPPVPPVPGGGGEEEAGGPGGADRAEIELLYKALEEPLLLPRAQSVLYQSDLDESESCTAEDGATSRPLSSPPGRDSLYASGANLRDSPSYPDSSPEGPSEALPPPPPAPPGPPEIYYTSRPPALVARNPLQGYYQVRRPSHEGYLAAPGLEGPGPDGDGQMQLVTSL; encoded by the exons TGAGTATGCCTCATGGGAGGACTACGTGGCCGCCCGCCACACCACCACCTATCGCCTGCCCAACCGCGTGGATGGCACAGGTTTCGTGGTCTATGATGGTGCCGTCTTCTACAACAAGGAGCGCACGCGCAACATCGTCAAGTATGACCTGCGGACACGCATCAAGAGCGGGGAGACGGTCATCAATACCGCCAACTACCATGACACCTCGCCCTACCGCTGGGGTGGCAAGACCGACATTGACCTGGCGGTAGATGAGAATGGGCTGTGGGTCATCTATGCGACCGAGGGCAACAACGGGCGGCTGGTGGTGAGCCAGCTGAACCCCTATACGCTGCGCTTCGAGGGCACATGGGAGACGGGTTACGACAAGCGCTCTGCATCCAATGCCTTCATGGTGTGTGGGGTCCTGTATGTGCTGCGCTCCGTGTATGTGGACGATGACAGTGAGGCAGCCGGCAACCGCGTGGACTATGCCTTCAACACCAATGCCAACCGCGAGGAGCCTGTCAGCCTCGCCTTCCCTAACCCCTACCAGTTCATCTCCTCCGTCGACTACAACCCTCGGGACAACCAGCTGTATGTCTGGAACAACTATTTCGTGGTGCGCTATAGCCTGGAGTTCGGGCCGCCCGACCCCAGTGCTG gcccagccaCTTCCCCGCCCCTCAGCACGACCACTACAGCCAGGCCCACGCCCCTCACCAGCACAGCCTCGCCTGCAGCCACCACCCCACTCCGCCGGGCACCCCTCACCACGCACCCAGTGGGTGCCATCAACCAGCTGGGACCTGATCTGCCTCCAGCCacagccccagcccccagcacccGGCGGCCCCCAGCCCCGAATCTCCACGTGTCTCCTGAGCTCTTCTGCGAGCCCCGAGAGGTACGGCGGGTCCAGTGGCCAGCCACCCAGCAGGGCATGCTGGTGGAAAGGCCCTGCCCCAAGGGGACTCGAG GAATTGCCTCCTTCCAGTGTCTACCAGCCTTGGGGCTCTGGAACCCCCGGGGCCCTGACCTCAGCAACTGCACCTCCCCCTGGGTCAACCAGGTGGCCCAGAAG ATCAAGAGTGGAGAGAATGCGGCCAACATTGCCAGCGAGCTGGCCAGACACACCCGGGGCTCCATCTACGCGGGGGACGTCTCCTCCTCCGTGAAGCTCATGGAGCAGCTGCTGGACATCCTGGACGCCCAGCTGCAGGCCCTTCGGCCCATCGAGCGCGAGTCAGCTGGCAAAAACTACAACAAG ATGCACAAGCGAGAGAGAACTTGCAAGGATTATATCAAG GCTGTGGTGGAGACAGTGGACAATCTGCTCCGGCCAGAAGCTCTGGAGTCCTGGAAGGACATGAACGCCACAGAGCAGGTGCACACGGCCACCATGCTCCTGGACGTCCTGGAGGAGGGTGCTTTCCTACTGGCTGACAACGTCAGGGAGCCTGCCCGCTTTCTGGCTGCCAAGGAGAACGTGG TCCTGGAGGTCACAGTCCTGAACACagagggccaggtgcaggagCTGGTGTTCCCCCAGGAGGAGTACCCAAGAAAGAACTCCATCCAGCTGTCTGCCAAAACCATCAAGCAGAACAGCCGAAATG GGGTGGTCAAAGTTGTCTTCATCCTCTATAACAACCTGGGTCTCTTCCTGTCCACGGAGAACGCCACGGTGAAGCTGGCTGGGGAAGCAGGCCCGGGTGGCCCCGGGGGTGCCTCTTTGGTGGTGAACTCACAGGTCATCGCAGCCTCCATCAACAAGGAGTCCAGCCGCGTCTTCCTCATGGACCCTGTCATCTTCACCGTGGCCCACCTGGAG GACAAGAACCACTTCAATGCTAACTGCTCCTTCTGGAACTACTCGGAGCGTTCCATGCTGGGCTACTGGTCGACCCAGGGCTGCCGCCTGGTGGAGTCCAACAAGACCCATACCACGTGTGCCTGCAGCCACCTCACCAACTTCGCCGTGCTCATGGCTCACCGCGAGATT TACCAGGGCCGCATCAACGAACTGCTGCTGTCAGTCATCACCTGGGTGGGCATCGTGATCTCCTTGGTCTGCCTGGCCATCTGCATTTCCACCTTCTGCTTCCTGCGGGGGCTGCAGACTGACCGCAACACCATCCACAAGAACCTGTGCATCAACCTCTTCCTGGCTGAGCTACTCTTCCTGGTTGGGATCGATAAGACTCAGTATGAG ATCGCCTGCCCCATCTTCGCCGGCCTGCTGCACTACTTCTTCCTGGCTGCCTTCTCCTGGCTGTGCCTGGAGGGCGTGCACCTCTACCTGCTGCTGGTGGAGGTGTTTGAGAGCGAGTATTCCCGCACCAAGTACTACTACCTGGGCGGCTACTGCTTCCCAGCCCTGGTGGTGGGCATCGCGGCTGCCATTGACTACCGCAGCTATGGCACCGAGAAGGC CTGCTGGCTCCGAGTGGACAATTATTTCATCTGGAGTTTCATTGGGCCCGTCTCCTTCGTTATCGTG GTCAACCTGGTGTTCCTCATGGTGACCCTGCACAAGATGATCCGAAGCTCATCTGTGCTCAAGCCTGACTCCAGCCGCCTGGACAACATTAA ATCCTGGGCGCTGGGGGCCATCGCGCTGCTGTTCCTGCTGGGTCTCACCTGGGCTTTCGGCCTCCTCTTTATCAATAAGGAGTCAGTGGTCATGGCCTATCTCTTCACCACCTTCAACGCCTTCCAGGGGGTCTTCATCTTCGTCTTTCACTGCGCCTTACAGAAGAAG GTGCATAAGGAGTACAGCAAGTGCCTGCGTCACTCCTACTGCTGCATCCGCTCCCCACCTGGGGGTACTCACGGGTCCCTCAAGACCTCAGCCATGCGAAGCAACACCCGCTACTACACAGGGACCCAG AGCCGAATTCGGAGGATGTGGAATGACACTGTGAGGAAACAGACAGAGTCCTCCTTCATGGCGGGTGACATCAACAGCACCCCCACCCTGAACCGAG GTACCATGGGGAACCACCTGCTGACCAACCCTGTGCTGCAGCCCCGCGGGGGCACCAGCCCCTACAACACCCTCATCGCCGAGTCAGTGGGCTTCAATCCCTCCTCGCCCCCTGTCTTCAACTCCCCAG GGAGCTACCGGGAACCCA AGCACCCCTTGGGAGGCCGGGAAGCCTGTGGCATGGACACCCTGCCCCTGAACGGCAACTTCAACAACAGTTACTCCTTGCGAAGCGGGGATTTTCCTCCCGGGGATGGGGGCCCCGAGCCGCCCCGAGGCCGGAACCTGGCCGATGCTGCGGCCTTCGAGAAGATGATCATCTCAGAGCTGGTGCACAACAACCTGCGGGGGAGCAGCAGTGCGGCCAAGGGCCCTCCACCACCTGAGCCCCCTGTGCCACCTGTACCAGGGGGCGGGGGCGAGGAAGAGGCAGGCGGGCCCGGGGGTGCTGACCGGGCGGAGATTGAACTTCTCTATAAGGCCCTGGAGGAGCCTCTGCTGCTGCCCCGGGCCCAGTCGGTGCTGTACCAGAGTGATCTGGACGAGTCGGAGAGCTGCACAGCCGAGGACGGCGCTACCAGCcggcccctctcctcccctccggGCCGGGACTCCCTCTATGCCAGCGGGGCCAACCTGCGGGACTCACCCTCCTACCCGGACAGCAGCCCTGAGGGGCCCAGTgaggccctgcccccaccccctcccgCACCCCCCGGCCCCCCTGAAATCTACTACACCTCGCGCCCGCCAGCCCTGGTCGCCCGGAATCCCCTGCAGGGCTACTACCAGGTGCGGCGGCCTAGCCACGAGGGCTACCTGGCAGCCCCAGGCCTTGAGGGGCCAGGGCCCGATGGGGACGGGCAGATGCAGCTGGTCACCAGTCTCTGA
- the ADGRL1 gene encoding adhesion G protein-coupled receptor L1 isoform X14: MVAVFVCPGTLQKVLEPTSTHESEHQSGAWCKDPLQAGDRIYVMPWIPYRTDTLTEYASWEDYVAARHTTTYRLPNRVDGTGFVVYDGAVFYNKERTRNIVKYDLRTRIKSGETVINTANYHDTSPYRWGGKTDIDLAVDENGLWVIYATEGNNGRLVVSQLNPYTLRFEGTWETGYDKRSASNAFMVCGVLYVLRSVYVDDDSEAAGNRVDYAFNTNANREEPVSLAFPNPYQFISSVDYNPRDNQLYVWNNYFVVRYSLEFGPPDPSAGEDDSLPGPATSPPLSTTTTARPTPLTSTASPAATTPLRRAPLTTHPVGAINQLGPDLPPATAPAPSTRRPPAPNLHVSPELFCEPREVRRVQWPATQQGMLVERPCPKGTRGIASFQCLPALGLWNPRGPDLSNCTSPWVNQVAQKIKSGENAANIASELARHTRGSIYAGDVSSSVKLMEQLLDILDAQLQALRPIERESAGKNYNKMHKRERTCKDYIKAVVETVDNLLRPEALESWKDMNATEQVHTATMLLDVLEEGAFLLADNVREPARFLAAKENVVLEVTVLNTEGQVQELVFPQEEYPRKNSIQLSAKTIKQNSRNGVVKVVFILYNNLGLFLSTENATVKLAGEAGPGGPGGASLVVNSQVIAASINKESSRVFLMDPVIFTVAHLEDKNHFNANCSFWNYSERSMLGYWSTQGCRLVESNKTHTTCACSHLTNFAVLMAHREIYQGRINELLLSVITWVGIVISLVCLAICISTFCFLRGLQTDRNTIHKNLCINLFLAELLFLVGIDKTQYEIACPIFAGLLHYFFLAAFSWLCLEGVHLYLLLVEVFESEYSRTKYYYLGGYCFPALVVGIAAAIDYRSYGTEKACWLRVDNYFIWSFIGPVSFVIVVNLVFLMVTLHKMIRSSSVLKPDSSRLDNIKSWALGAIALLFLLGLTWAFGLLFINKESVVMAYLFTTFNAFQGVFIFVFHCALQKKVHKEYSKCLRHSYCCIRSPPGGTHGSLKTSAMRSNTRYYTGTQSRIRRMWNDTVRKQTESSFMAGDINSTPTLNRGTMGNHLLTNPVLQPRGGTSPYNTLIAESVGFNPSSPPVFNSPGSYREPKHPLGGREACGMDTLPLNGNFNNSYSLRSGDFPPGDGGPEPPRGRNLADAAAFEKMIISELVHNNLRGSSSAAKGPPPPEPPVPPVPGGGGEEEAGGPGGADRAEIELLYKALEEPLLLPRAQSVLYQSDLDESESCTAEDGATSRPLSSPPGRDSLYASGANLRDSPSYPDSSPEGPSEALPPPPPAPPGPPEIYYTSRPPALVARNPLQGYYQVRRPSHEGYLAAPGLEGPGPDGDGQMQLVTSL; encoded by the exons TGAGTATGCCTCATGGGAGGACTACGTGGCCGCCCGCCACACCACCACCTATCGCCTGCCCAACCGCGTGGATGGCACAGGTTTCGTGGTCTATGATGGTGCCGTCTTCTACAACAAGGAGCGCACGCGCAACATCGTCAAGTATGACCTGCGGACACGCATCAAGAGCGGGGAGACGGTCATCAATACCGCCAACTACCATGACACCTCGCCCTACCGCTGGGGTGGCAAGACCGACATTGACCTGGCGGTAGATGAGAATGGGCTGTGGGTCATCTATGCGACCGAGGGCAACAACGGGCGGCTGGTGGTGAGCCAGCTGAACCCCTATACGCTGCGCTTCGAGGGCACATGGGAGACGGGTTACGACAAGCGCTCTGCATCCAATGCCTTCATGGTGTGTGGGGTCCTGTATGTGCTGCGCTCCGTGTATGTGGACGATGACAGTGAGGCAGCCGGCAACCGCGTGGACTATGCCTTCAACACCAATGCCAACCGCGAGGAGCCTGTCAGCCTCGCCTTCCCTAACCCCTACCAGTTCATCTCCTCCGTCGACTACAACCCTCGGGACAACCAGCTGTATGTCTGGAACAACTATTTCGTGGTGCGCTATAGCCTGGAGTTCGGGCCGCCCGACCCCAGTGCTGGTGAGGACGACTCACTTCCAG gcccagccaCTTCCCCGCCCCTCAGCACGACCACTACAGCCAGGCCCACGCCCCTCACCAGCACAGCCTCGCCTGCAGCCACCACCCCACTCCGCCGGGCACCCCTCACCACGCACCCAGTGGGTGCCATCAACCAGCTGGGACCTGATCTGCCTCCAGCCacagccccagcccccagcacccGGCGGCCCCCAGCCCCGAATCTCCACGTGTCTCCTGAGCTCTTCTGCGAGCCCCGAGAGGTACGGCGGGTCCAGTGGCCAGCCACCCAGCAGGGCATGCTGGTGGAAAGGCCCTGCCCCAAGGGGACTCGAG GAATTGCCTCCTTCCAGTGTCTACCAGCCTTGGGGCTCTGGAACCCCCGGGGCCCTGACCTCAGCAACTGCACCTCCCCCTGGGTCAACCAGGTGGCCCAGAAG ATCAAGAGTGGAGAGAATGCGGCCAACATTGCCAGCGAGCTGGCCAGACACACCCGGGGCTCCATCTACGCGGGGGACGTCTCCTCCTCCGTGAAGCTCATGGAGCAGCTGCTGGACATCCTGGACGCCCAGCTGCAGGCCCTTCGGCCCATCGAGCGCGAGTCAGCTGGCAAAAACTACAACAAG ATGCACAAGCGAGAGAGAACTTGCAAGGATTATATCAAG GCTGTGGTGGAGACAGTGGACAATCTGCTCCGGCCAGAAGCTCTGGAGTCCTGGAAGGACATGAACGCCACAGAGCAGGTGCACACGGCCACCATGCTCCTGGACGTCCTGGAGGAGGGTGCTTTCCTACTGGCTGACAACGTCAGGGAGCCTGCCCGCTTTCTGGCTGCCAAGGAGAACGTGG TCCTGGAGGTCACAGTCCTGAACACagagggccaggtgcaggagCTGGTGTTCCCCCAGGAGGAGTACCCAAGAAAGAACTCCATCCAGCTGTCTGCCAAAACCATCAAGCAGAACAGCCGAAATG GGGTGGTCAAAGTTGTCTTCATCCTCTATAACAACCTGGGTCTCTTCCTGTCCACGGAGAACGCCACGGTGAAGCTGGCTGGGGAAGCAGGCCCGGGTGGCCCCGGGGGTGCCTCTTTGGTGGTGAACTCACAGGTCATCGCAGCCTCCATCAACAAGGAGTCCAGCCGCGTCTTCCTCATGGACCCTGTCATCTTCACCGTGGCCCACCTGGAG GACAAGAACCACTTCAATGCTAACTGCTCCTTCTGGAACTACTCGGAGCGTTCCATGCTGGGCTACTGGTCGACCCAGGGCTGCCGCCTGGTGGAGTCCAACAAGACCCATACCACGTGTGCCTGCAGCCACCTCACCAACTTCGCCGTGCTCATGGCTCACCGCGAGATT TACCAGGGCCGCATCAACGAACTGCTGCTGTCAGTCATCACCTGGGTGGGCATCGTGATCTCCTTGGTCTGCCTGGCCATCTGCATTTCCACCTTCTGCTTCCTGCGGGGGCTGCAGACTGACCGCAACACCATCCACAAGAACCTGTGCATCAACCTCTTCCTGGCTGAGCTACTCTTCCTGGTTGGGATCGATAAGACTCAGTATGAG ATCGCCTGCCCCATCTTCGCCGGCCTGCTGCACTACTTCTTCCTGGCTGCCTTCTCCTGGCTGTGCCTGGAGGGCGTGCACCTCTACCTGCTGCTGGTGGAGGTGTTTGAGAGCGAGTATTCCCGCACCAAGTACTACTACCTGGGCGGCTACTGCTTCCCAGCCCTGGTGGTGGGCATCGCGGCTGCCATTGACTACCGCAGCTATGGCACCGAGAAGGC CTGCTGGCTCCGAGTGGACAATTATTTCATCTGGAGTTTCATTGGGCCCGTCTCCTTCGTTATCGTG GTCAACCTGGTGTTCCTCATGGTGACCCTGCACAAGATGATCCGAAGCTCATCTGTGCTCAAGCCTGACTCCAGCCGCCTGGACAACATTAA ATCCTGGGCGCTGGGGGCCATCGCGCTGCTGTTCCTGCTGGGTCTCACCTGGGCTTTCGGCCTCCTCTTTATCAATAAGGAGTCAGTGGTCATGGCCTATCTCTTCACCACCTTCAACGCCTTCCAGGGGGTCTTCATCTTCGTCTTTCACTGCGCCTTACAGAAGAAG GTGCATAAGGAGTACAGCAAGTGCCTGCGTCACTCCTACTGCTGCATCCGCTCCCCACCTGGGGGTACTCACGGGTCCCTCAAGACCTCAGCCATGCGAAGCAACACCCGCTACTACACAGGGACCCAG AGCCGAATTCGGAGGATGTGGAATGACACTGTGAGGAAACAGACAGAGTCCTCCTTCATGGCGGGTGACATCAACAGCACCCCCACCCTGAACCGAG GTACCATGGGGAACCACCTGCTGACCAACCCTGTGCTGCAGCCCCGCGGGGGCACCAGCCCCTACAACACCCTCATCGCCGAGTCAGTGGGCTTCAATCCCTCCTCGCCCCCTGTCTTCAACTCCCCAG GGAGCTACCGGGAACCCA AGCACCCCTTGGGAGGCCGGGAAGCCTGTGGCATGGACACCCTGCCCCTGAACGGCAACTTCAACAACAGTTACTCCTTGCGAAGCGGGGATTTTCCTCCCGGGGATGGGGGCCCCGAGCCGCCCCGAGGCCGGAACCTGGCCGATGCTGCGGCCTTCGAGAAGATGATCATCTCAGAGCTGGTGCACAACAACCTGCGGGGGAGCAGCAGTGCGGCCAAGGGCCCTCCACCACCTGAGCCCCCTGTGCCACCTGTACCAGGGGGCGGGGGCGAGGAAGAGGCAGGCGGGCCCGGGGGTGCTGACCGGGCGGAGATTGAACTTCTCTATAAGGCCCTGGAGGAGCCTCTGCTGCTGCCCCGGGCCCAGTCGGTGCTGTACCAGAGTGATCTGGACGAGTCGGAGAGCTGCACAGCCGAGGACGGCGCTACCAGCcggcccctctcctcccctccggGCCGGGACTCCCTCTATGCCAGCGGGGCCAACCTGCGGGACTCACCCTCCTACCCGGACAGCAGCCCTGAGGGGCCCAGTgaggccctgcccccaccccctcccgCACCCCCCGGCCCCCCTGAAATCTACTACACCTCGCGCCCGCCAGCCCTGGTCGCCCGGAATCCCCTGCAGGGCTACTACCAGGTGCGGCGGCCTAGCCACGAGGGCTACCTGGCAGCCCCAGGCCTTGAGGGGCCAGGGCCCGATGGGGACGGGCAGATGCAGCTGGTCACCAGTCTCTGA